The genome window CAAGCGCTCAAAGTTATTGTTGAAGAAATTAGACGTTTAGCCGAAGTTCCTCCTACCCAAGAAGAATTAACTCGAGTGCTAAATACTTTAAAAGCACAAAGAATTTATTCACGTGAAAGTATGGATGGAATATCTCGGTGTGCAGGTTTAAGTTTACAAACTTCACAAAAAATGGAATTTGAAACAAAATACATGCATGCTGTTACAAAAGTAACTCCTAACCAAATTCAAAAAATAGCACAAAATGTAATGAATCAATTGGAATCAGGGAAATTCAGTGTATCAGCTGCTTTAGGCCGAGAAATTCTCCCAAATATAACTTCTACTGATCTTACAAATACTATACTCCATGCAGCTAAAGTAATACATTTAAATGAAGAGCCACTTGAAACAAGTTTACAAAAATCAAATAGCCCTAGCTTTAATAAAGCAAGTTGGTTGAACCACTATTTCAGAAAAACTTCTGAAATAAATCCCGATGTAAAACAAATAATTATTTCTTTACCAGGAGATAAGACTTTAAAAATTAATTACAGAAATTCGAAACGTTTGCCAGTTGTAAGTGGTATGTTACTTTTAAAAGGTGGACTTATCCATGAACCACAAGACAAAAATGGTGTCAGTGGTTTGATGGCGAGCATGTTAACTAGAGGAACTTTGCGACAAAGTTATAGAAAATTCATTGAAGAATTAGAAGATAATGCTTCTAGTATTAGTGCCTTTTCTTCCAGAGATTTATTTGGAATGCGTTTTGACTCAATAAGTGAAAATAGTTTACGTACTGCTCAAATGTTGCTTGACTGTTTTTTTAGACCTGAATTTTCTATAAATGAATGGGAAAGAACGCATAAAGAAACAATTGAAGTTATCATTGCACAAAAAGATAGCCCTGTTGCAAGAATATCAAAATTGTCTCAACCCCTCCTGTTCCCCAATCATCCTTATGCAAAAAGTGGTATTGGTACGGAAGAATCTCTTGCAAAAATAACAAAGGAAGATGCTCAACAATTTTGGTCACAACTTTTTCACGCAAAAGAATTTGTTTTTTCTATTGCCGGAGATTTTGATTTAAGATCATTTGTTAATCTTATTGAATCAGAATTTAAAGCTTTTTTTGATTCAGATTTTGAATCAAAAAAATTAGTCTTACCGCCAGCACCTCAGTTGCCTAGTAGCAAGAGCAAAAGGGTTGCTTTTGATGAAATTCAAAGAGAACAGGCTCATATAACCCTTTCATTCCGCTCATTTCCAATTAGTGATCCCAGAAGAACCGCTCTTGAATTAGGGGCAAATATACTTGCAGGGCAAGGAGGAAGATTATTTTTGGATCTAAGAGATAATAAATCATTAGCTTATAGCGTCAGCGCTTCGCAATCTCCAAATATTTTTGCTGGTGTATTTACTACTTACATAGCAACCGCATCGCATAAAGCTAAGGAAGCTATAGAAGGAATGAAGTATCATATCGAAGCTTTGGCAAAAACACCTCCTTCAAAAGATGAGTTGAAACGAGCTCAAAGCTCCGTTTTAGGCTCGCAAAGTATTGAATCCCAACATCATAATTATCAAGCTTCTCAACTTGCGATGAGCGACGTCTATGGATTAGATTTTGATAATTTTTTGAAATTTTCAGATCGTGTCAATGCAGTTACTCCTGAAATGGTAAGTGATGTGCTATCGTTGTTACTAAGAGAAAATCCGCCAATTATTTCTATTGTCGGTCCAAAAGGAACTTGGATACCTGAAGATGATGAATCCGTTTTAAATTGGGATTTGTCATAAAATTTCAAAGCTGGGCTTCTTTTTTTAGATTTCTCAAAAGAATTAAATCTCCTGCTTTTTCTTAGGAAATAAAAGTATGGATTTCAAATTTTTCTTTGATCTAGCTAAAGATGCTCTGCTTCTTGTAGACCCATCTGGAAAAATTATTGCTGCTAATAAAGTGGCAAATAAACATTTTTTAACTACTGAGAAAAATTTATTTTCTTTGTTAATTGCTTCTGAATTGGAAAAATTAAATACTCTATTAGAAAAAATAAAAATTAGTACTCAAGTTGATGATTTTTCACAAATTGAGCTTTCATGTTTTCCTGAAATGCTGTCTCGTTCACGCTGGAAAATTTTTTTTCTTAAGGAAACAAATCATTTTGCATTTTGTTGTGAAGAATTGTCGCAATATTCTTCAGAAGATTTTTTGTTACATACAGGTCTTATGAAAATAATTTTTGATAATGATCCTAATTTAATAGCAATTGTTAATCGTGTAGGACTTTATTTATTTGCAAATAAAGCTATTTATGATTTTGCAGGAATAAAAGAAGGAAAGAATATAGAAACACTTAATCATTTGTTGCAAGAAAAAGAATTGTGGTTACCTGGCACAGAAAAGCTAGAAAATAAAGATGAAGAAAAAGTTTCTGAAATAGAATTAACAACAGATCCTTCTGGCAATGCTGCTTGGTTTGAAAATATTAGAGTTCCAATAAAAATGCCGTATGGAGAAGATGTTCTCTTAATTATTTCAAAAGACGTAACCAATTGGAAATTATCTGAAAAAAGACTTGTTGATCATCAACAAGCTTTATTTCATTCAAATAGGCTGTCATATTTAGGTGAAATGGCAGGGCAAATTGCCCATGAAATTAATAATCCGTTAACAATTATTTTAGGAAATTCACAAATCTTAAAGAAGAATCTGCGACAAGATGAAAAGGAAGAAAATGAATTACTAATTAAATCTATCGAAAAAATTGAATTTATGGTCGATAGAATTTCAAAATTAATAAAAATGATGAGATCACTAGCAAAAAATAACACCGTTCTCCCCCAAACAAAATCGAAAGTAACAGATATTATTCAATCTGTTTTTAGCACTTTAACAGATAAATTTAAAGCTTATGAAATAGAAACTTCTCTGCAAATAAATAAAATAGAGAATGATGAAATTTATTGTTATCCAACTGAATTATCGCAAGTAGTTTTAAACATTCTCCTTAATTCAATTGATAGTATAATATTAAGTAAAAAAAATTCTGAGCGAAAAATAGATCTAAAACTATATGAAGAAAAAGAAAATATAATCATTCAAATTTCTAATACAGGAGAACAAATTGCTGAAGAAATAAAAGATAGAATTTTCGAACCATTTTTTACTACTAAACCAGTAGGACATGGAACCGGGCTTGGATTAAGCATTTCTAAAAGAATTGTAGAACAACATAAAGGAACAATTCATTTTGACAGTAGTGAAAAGTTAACTACATTTTATATTACTCTTCCAACTGACGCTATCTAGAATCCTTTATTTTTTGAAAAATAATCTAAAAAAAGCATTTAATATTAAGATAAAGATCTCAAAAAAAATAAAAGATTACTTGTTTTATTTTACTCGTGCAACCACACAACTTGTGGTTCCGCCTAGACCCATACTTAATTTCACACAAACAAGACCTTCGTCTTGCGCTTTTATTTCAACAACTTTATTTAACAACAAATTTCGGTTTAAAGAAGAAATTTTCGGGTTTATTTTATTTGGATCAATTCCAGAAGGTAACAATTTATAAGTTTGTTGATTGGTCTTTTTAGTTCCAAGTAATTGTGCTGTAAGCTCCCAACCTCCGCCTACAGACATCCCATGCCCAAAAATTCCTTTTCTTGCTGAAATATAAGCCGTTTTTGGTGCAAATTCATCAATTAAATTAAGTTCATTCCAATCACCTGGAGTACCTGTGGCATGCATATCCCAAAGACACACCTGCGCAGGTTGTATCCCTGCATCTGCAAAAGCTCTTTTTATCGCTAATTTCGGACCTTCCTTAGAAGGAGTGATAATGTGTTCCGCATCACTACTCACGCCTGCACCAAGTATTTCTACAGGTAATGGTTGTATATCAAACTTCTGCATAGCGTCTTCTGCGGCAATTATCCATGTACACGCTCCACCAGAGATATGCGTTCCACGTAAATCACAGAATGGTACACCATGGGAATCACCTAAAACCGCCAATCTGCCATTGTAAAAAGCCGAAATAAGTTCATTTGATGGATTAGCATCTGTAGCTCCGACAATAGCAACATCCGTTCTACCACTTTGAATTTCAAGTAAAGCATGATCAATCATTGACCCAAAAGAAGCACATGCACCTGAAAAACCTGTAGAAGTACCATGAATATTTAAAAGCATAGAAGCTTGCGCTGCAGCTACATTAGGAACATTCCATAATAAATTTGGTGATGTACTCTCCCAAGGAGGGGTAGGACATTGGTATTTATCAATTAAATTTTTTCTTAGTTTTGATTTCGTTCTGATTAAAGCTAATTTTGCTGCATCGATATCAATTCCAACCACCGGTTGAGCTTCAATTTCTTTTAATTCAGTTAAAAAATTCTGATAATTACTTGATTGTTGTATCCAAAAGTCATTCCATTTTTTTAATGCCTCGAAACGCTGTAGAGAATCTACAGGGAAAAGATCGGGCTTAGGAGGAACATTTGGATAAATTTTCTTTTGAGTTAAGTGATCGGAACATTCTTGATTTCGTATTGGATCTGCCCAAAAAGAATTCCATTGAAAAAAACCAGCATCTGATTCGCGTGCAGATTGAAACATTACGGGTAAATCCGCTAAACCATTAGCGTATTGAATTGTAATACGCGGATCAAGAGTTTGTAACACTTTTTCTAATCCAGGTCTTGATTTTAAGGCATCTATAAGGCTACCAACAGCATATTTAACCAAATCACCATTTTTTTCTTTGAGTAAAGTATATCTTTTGGGCCCATGCCTTTCTTCTAACCAATCTTTGTAGATAGAGAAGTCAAACTTCGGAATTCCTGCTAAAAAAACATTTGATAAGGACTGCTTTGGTGTTAGAGCTGATTCCCCTTTTTCAACAATTGCAAGAAATTCTTCCAAATTTGAAGCGCCTGGAGCGACTACAGATGCGGCGTAAAGAAAAACTTTCCTACGCTTAGGCAAAGAATTTGAAGATATAGTCATGTGCAACACTTCCTTTTTTGGTTGAAAACTAACTACAAGCGATAATTTTAAGCAAAGCTTGTCTTTATGGGTAAGCAATAATTAATTTAACAAAAATTATGTGCTGTTAGCAAGACTCACTAAAAAACCAGAGGCTGATTATATGCATATTGTGAAGTTTAACAAGTTAATATCGTGGTAAGTAAAGAAAGACTTGAATTAGTTAGAAGAAAACTATTATTATATTTTAATCACTTCTTTTTTGCGGAGAAGTATCATTAGTAACCGCCAATTCTGACTTTCCCTTTGGGATTGCATACCATTTTTCTGCAATAATTTTATAAATATTTCCTTCTTTTCTCAAATATAAATATTTTCTTCCAAAATCTTTTTTATCTGGAGATGAATATCTTTGGGTAAATTCAACTAAAAGTTGATTTCTAAACGCTAATATTTTTGGTTGACTTATTTCTACTTTAATTTCGCCTGCACGAAGTTTAGACAGCTTTTCCTTATACTCGTACCAACCTTCTTTACTTTTTCCCAATGATTGAAATTGAGGAGAATAAAAGCTTAAATAAGTTTCAAAATCAGAATTTTCCCAACTTGTCCGCCATGATTCAATCATTTCAGAGACTCTTGCTCTTTCTTTTAAAAGATCTTCATGCGGAACAACAGGCATACGATCAACAATCACAACTGGAGTTTGATATTCAGAGATATATTGAGAAATATCTAAAACGTCTTCATTTCTTAAAGCAACACAACCTTCTGTATCAAAAGGCCGTTGCATACGGTCGTCTTTATCAACCCCATGAATCCAAATACCAGAACCTGTTTTTCTCTGCCTCTTATCAAAGATATTTGGATAATCGAGCACAAATGCTTTTGGACCATATTTTCTTGCAGATGGACCCCATTTTTGAATTAAATCAGAACCATCCTTTTGCCCAACAATGAAGTAAATACCTTCAGGAGTTCGATTATCTCCCCTAAACTTTTTATCTCCCTGCTCTTTTCCCGTGATCGCTAAATAAGTTTTTACTAATGTGTAATTGCCATTTAATAACATTTTAAAAACACTTAATTTATGTAGGTTTTTTTCAACCACAATTGCATGGATAGGAAGATAAGCTCCCAAACTTACAAAGGCAGATGGAATTTGATTTAAAACTAAATTTGTAGTGAGTTCGCTTTTTATTTTTGTTTGTTGTTTTTGAAAAAATTCTTTATTTTCTTGTGCGAATAAATCTTTTGTCTCTTGCGAATAAATTTTTTCACTATTAAAAATAGAAAAAACTAGGAATGAGCTGTAAATTATAGTTAATACAAAATTATCTTTAGATTTTATGTAATTACTAAATCTCTTCACACCACTCCCTTTATCCAGAAGTGTAGAGCTAATTATCTAATAATAGCTTCTACTTGTGCTCGGATATTAGATGAAAGACGAACTCCCATGTATGAAACTGTATCGGATGCTAACAGTGTTGCAATTTGACCAGATTGTTCAATAGTTAGGCCGTTACAAAGACCATACATAAAGCCGCCTGCAAACATATCCCCCGCACCAGTTGTATCGGCAACTTCTACTTTTTTTGCAGGAATAAAAATTACATTTTCGTCGTAGGCAATATATGCCCCATTTTCACCGTCTTTAACTACAGATAGTTGAACAGTTTTAGCTAGTTCTATTGCAGCAGATTTCGGGTCTAATTCAAGTAAAATTTTAGCTTCTTCTGCATTCAAAAAAACTAAATGAGTTTTCTCTAGGAGTGAAAAAATTGTTTTTTTCCCGTGTCTTTTTATAACAAAGGGATCAGCCACATCAAAAGCCACTTTGACATCATTTAAAAGAGCAAAATCAATTGCCGCATGCAAAGCATCGATTTGATTTTGAGTATCAAGCATATATCCGGTGGTAAATAATATTTTTGAATTCGCTATATCCTCAAAAGGCAAATCCGTTGGCATGTACTTTCGGCAAGCACCAAGATAGGTATTTAATGTTCTTTCTCCATCTGGAGTTACAACAACTAAACAGGTTCCTGTATGCGTTTCACCTTGAACAGAAAGCCGATTGATAATTCCTAGCTCTGCTAAACGACTAGCAAACGCTTTTCCGTAAGCATCTGTTCCTACGCAACTACTGTAACTCGTTTTAGCTCCTAATACAGCTAATCCTCTTACTGCATTAGATGCACTACCACCTAACTCTACCTCAGGTTTTACATTGCCTAAATTATGTATTACTTTTTTTTGTGTATCTTCATCAACCAACTGCATAATACCTTTGGTCATTCCAAAGTTTTTTAAATCAGTATCATTTGCACGTACTAATAAGTCTATCAAAGCATTTTCAATAGAAACAACATCTAGTTTATGTTTAAACTGTTCTGAAGAAAAGAAAGTATTCCGAATCATATATACCTCTAAATTGTACTTTATTCTTCAGAAACATCTGAAGAAATTATTGGGTAGTAAATGGACCTAAAATTTTTAGATCAACTCCACCAAGTAAGTCTCTGACAACTACCAACCCACCAACTGTATTACCTGAACCTACACCAGGATTCCAAGTAGTTGAAGAAGCTGTGTCTAAATTTATAGAGCCCGTAGAAACATACCACTGGACTCTAGAACTAGGTGTGTACAAAGAATTGTTTGGATCTCTTGGAGATGGAACTGTTGGAGAATTTAAATTAATATTTAAATTAACATTACTCCCTGAAACTAAAGAATTACTAGCTGGAGAAATACTTGTAATTAATAAAGGATTATTCGTTACTGCGAGCCCATTTTTAATTTGTGTAACTTTATTAGAATCCGCATTTGTTGGAAAAGTTGTTGATGTCCACCATGTATCTGTAGGTTCAGGTAAAAAATAAAAAGAATAAAAACCATTATCGCTGGAAGAACTAGAACTGACTGTATATGAAATCTGAAAACCTGGAATATCTTTTGCTTGTGACATATAGGAATTTAAATTTGTTGTAGTTAGATTTGCGCAATTAACTGGAAAATCAAATATAGTTAATCTAAAAGGAGATGTTTGTACTGTAGTTGTTGTCGATGAATTAAAAAACGAACTTGATGCTACAGAAGTTCCACTAGTTCCTGCACTTGTACCTCTAGCACCACCTCCATTGCTTAAATAATTATTTCCTATTGCAAAAGCAGTAATACTATTAATTGTTAAAGTCGGAACTTCTGAAGTTGGAGATATTGCAACCAAATAAAAATGAGTGGAAGAACAAGAATTTGTTGAAGAGGTTAATCTAACTGGAAACTGTTGTGTGGAAGTACCTGCAAATGAACTTCCTGAAACTAATGCAGAATTTTGAAAAACTGCAGCAACAACTCTTACTTTATTAATAACATAGTAATTATTATCAGTGGGACTACAACTGTTAATAATAGAGTAAAAGAAAAATAAAGTTACAAAAAATAAATTTTTTCGATAAATTAACATAGAAAATCCTTATTTTAAAATTTTGCAATAACACCAATAGAAGGAAGAATTGGTAACCCAGTTACACTTACTGTATTTGAATAATCTCGATTAAAAGTAGTGTATGCAACGTTACTTCTATTAAATAAATTTAAAATATTTAAATATGATGTTAAAGTCCAATCAGAAAATAAAAAGTCATATTCGGTTCTAAAATCAACTTCCATAAAGTATGGAGAACGACCGTCATTTTTATTTATGAGATAAGTATTTCCATCAGGAGCTGCGGCATAAACCCCAGTATTTTGGTTAAAAGTACCACCTTGCACAGTGGAATAAGGATTACCAGTCATATATTGTAATCTAAAACCAGCATTCCAACGACTCGTTATCTTTTGTCCATAAACTAAATTAAATGAATGGGTTCTATCATAATCTGAAAAACGCCAAGCACCACTTCCGGGATCCCTTACTTCCGCCATACTCCAACCATAACTTATCCAGCCAAACCAAAAATCAGAAGGTTTTTTCTTTAGAAAAAACTCAACTCCTTTTGCTCTTGACTGAATTGAATTTTCAAATTTATTATTTGGATCGCTTACTGCTGGACCGGTTAAATTATTGCTTGTTTTATACCATAACTGAAGATCTGTTGAATAATTATCAAAGAATTTTGCTTCATGTCCTACTACATACTGAATATTTCTTTCTAAATTTAAATTGGGATTTCCATATCCTGATATCAAATATTGAATGGCTGGTAATTGACTATAATAACCCCAAGCAGCTTTTAAAGTTTGTCCTTCCATAAACTCATATTTAACACCAATCCTAGGATCTATTGCCAATTGGTTTGCGGAGGGTCCTT of Pigmentibacter sp. JX0631 contains these proteins:
- a CDS encoding adenosine kinase gives rise to the protein MIRNTFFSSEQFKHKLDVVSIENALIDLLVRANDTDLKNFGMTKGIMQLVDEDTQKKVIHNLGNVKPEVELGGSASNAVRGLAVLGAKTSYSSCVGTDAYGKAFASRLAELGIINRLSVQGETHTGTCLVVVTPDGERTLNTYLGACRKYMPTDLPFEDIANSKILFTTGYMLDTQNQIDALHAAIDFALLNDVKVAFDVADPFVIKRHGKKTIFSLLEKTHLVFLNAEEAKILLELDPKSAAIELAKTVQLSVVKDGENGAYIAYDENVIFIPAKKVEVADTTGAGDMFAGGFMYGLCNGLTIEQSGQIATLLASDTVSYMGVRLSSNIRAQVEAIIR
- a CDS encoding PAS domain-containing sensor histidine kinase, whose product is MDFKFFFDLAKDALLLVDPSGKIIAANKVANKHFLTTEKNLFSLLIASELEKLNTLLEKIKISTQVDDFSQIELSCFPEMLSRSRWKIFFLKETNHFAFCCEELSQYSSEDFLLHTGLMKIIFDNDPNLIAIVNRVGLYLFANKAIYDFAGIKEGKNIETLNHLLQEKELWLPGTEKLENKDEEKVSEIELTTDPSGNAAWFENIRVPIKMPYGEDVLLIISKDVTNWKLSEKRLVDHQQALFHSNRLSYLGEMAGQIAHEINNPLTIILGNSQILKKNLRQDEKEENELLIKSIEKIEFMVDRISKLIKMMRSLAKNNTVLPQTKSKVTDIIQSVFSTLTDKFKAYEIETSLQINKIENDEIYCYPTELSQVVLNILLNSIDSIILSKKNSERKIDLKLYEEKENIIIQISNTGEQIAEEIKDRIFEPFFTTKPVGHGTGLGLSISKRIVEQHKGTIHFDSSEKLTTFYITLPTDAI
- a CDS encoding beta-ketoacyl synthase N-terminal-like domain-containing protein: MTISSNSLPKRRKVFLYAASVVAPGASNLEEFLAIVEKGESALTPKQSLSNVFLAGIPKFDFSIYKDWLEERHGPKRYTLLKEKNGDLVKYAVGSLIDALKSRPGLEKVLQTLDPRITIQYANGLADLPVMFQSARESDAGFFQWNSFWADPIRNQECSDHLTQKKIYPNVPPKPDLFPVDSLQRFEALKKWNDFWIQQSSNYQNFLTELKEIEAQPVVGIDIDAAKLALIRTKSKLRKNLIDKYQCPTPPWESTSPNLLWNVPNVAAAQASMLLNIHGTSTGFSGACASFGSMIDHALLEIQSGRTDVAIVGATDANPSNELISAFYNGRLAVLGDSHGVPFCDLRGTHISGGACTWIIAAEDAMQKFDIQPLPVEILGAGVSSDAEHIITPSKEGPKLAIKRAFADAGIQPAQVCLWDMHATGTPGDWNELNLIDEFAPKTAYISARKGIFGHGMSVGGGWELTAQLLGTKKTNQQTYKLLPSGIDPNKINPKISSLNRNLLLNKVVEIKAQDEGLVCVKLSMGLGGTTSCVVARVK
- a CDS encoding pitrilysin family protein, which translates into the protein MYKNSNNIIHKYLPNGMEVYLHPSNFAPIISVQILVKAGSIDEDDIDTQEGGLAHVLEHMLFKGTKKYPKTGQIASTVEFEGGDINAYTTFDHTNYHLTAPASFALKGAELLLDVVQNSLIDEEELTKELEVILEEIKRSRDNPNAVLSHNMFSIFYNGTRMAKPVIGFQPIVEKFSREQVYAFYKKWYIPNNMIFIASGDFDGDEMWNHLLELTKDFQPKTVPKRFRPELSNITNPVQNQPTAIIERGPWQEARIQLATIAPTLENHDMPAWDVFASILGEADTSRLTRILRDEMQIVTSIDSSCYTPKYPIGMLGIGFFGMANNTLQALKVIVEEIRRLAEVPPTQEELTRVLNTLKAQRIYSRESMDGISRCAGLSLQTSQKMEFETKYMHAVTKVTPNQIQKIAQNVMNQLESGKFSVSAALGREILPNITSTDLTNTILHAAKVIHLNEEPLETSLQKSNSPSFNKASWLNHYFRKTSEINPDVKQIIISLPGDKTLKINYRNSKRLPVVSGMLLLKGGLIHEPQDKNGVSGLMASMLTRGTLRQSYRKFIEELEDNASSISAFSSRDLFGMRFDSISENSLRTAQMLLDCFFRPEFSINEWERTHKETIEVIIAQKDSPVARISKLSQPLLFPNHPYAKSGIGTEESLAKITKEDAQQFWSQLFHAKEFVFSIAGDFDLRSFVNLIESEFKAFFDSDFESKKLVLPPAPQLPSSKSKRVAFDEIQREQAHITLSFRSFPISDPRRTALELGANILAGQGGRLFLDLRDNKSLAYSVSASQSPNIFAGVFTTYIATASHKAKEAIEGMKYHIEALAKTPPSKDELKRAQSSVLGSQSIESQHHNYQASQLAMSDVYGLDFDNFLKFSDRVNAVTPEMVSDVLSLLLRENPPIISIVGPKGTWIPEDDESVLNWDLS
- a CDS encoding L,D-transpeptidase family protein, whose translation is MKRFSNYIKSKDNFVLTIIYSSFLVFSIFNSEKIYSQETKDLFAQENKEFFQKQQTKIKSELTTNLVLNQIPSAFVSLGAYLPIHAIVVEKNLHKLSVFKMLLNGNYTLVKTYLAITGKEQGDKKFRGDNRTPEGIYFIVGQKDGSDLIQKWGPSARKYGPKAFVLDYPNIFDKRQRKTGSGIWIHGVDKDDRMQRPFDTEGCVALRNEDVLDISQYISEYQTPVVIVDRMPVVPHEDLLKERARVSEMIESWRTSWENSDFETYLSFYSPQFQSLGKSKEGWYEYKEKLSKLRAGEIKVEISQPKILAFRNQLLVEFTQRYSSPDKKDFGRKYLYLRKEGNIYKIIAEKWYAIPKGKSELAVTNDTSPQKRSD